A region of the Quercus lobata isolate SW786 unplaced genomic scaffold, ValleyOak3.0 Primary Assembly Scq3eQI_1902, whole genome shotgun sequence genome:
CCTATTCATGCATGAACACCAATGTTTGTTTCATGACTAGTCCAAATACTTACGATGGCAATAGAGAACAAAGACACTACTACTGAGTTCTTAATAGTGACGTAACAATTTATATGACAAAAGTTGTAAGAGATATATGACCTTTACCTATGATGCAGCTCCACCGCTCGTTCACATCCGCATTTTGAGTAGGACATGTTCTATGGTTGTGCCCCTCTTGGTGACACAACCCACATCTTGACTTGGGTCCATTCTCGATCCATAGGGAGGTCGACAACTCCCTATCATTCTCGTCCATCTCATTGTGGATTTGTGTGGACTTTGGCCGACCTTTGTTCCGGATCAGTTGCAGATTGGGCATCACTACTCTAGTTTTTTCCGGATCCGACCATGCTAATCTGTCTTTCAACGGTTGGAATACCGGTTTGTAGCTATGGTACCTATGAGTCACGCTATAGCAAGGATCAATAAACTGCTGCGCATCGTGCTTATACTTAGCACAAATTGCTATTACGTGTGAACACGGCATCTTGTATGCTTCCCATTTCCCACATGTGCATGTCATACACCGAAGATCAACCCTGTGCATGTGTTGTCTGCCCCCATTACTTAGAGGATTACCCAGTGTGTCAACCTGATATAACTGCACTTGTGTGCACATCCGTGTCACCATATGGTCCTTTGCCTTCGCTTGATTTTTTTCTAACTTGTTCATGGTATACTTGCACCATTCTTGACCCGCTTCCAATTGCTCTAGAGTGAGATTACGATGATCATCAAAGTAGGAGTTCACTTTGAAAAAGGTGTACCTCACCATTGCCGTGATTGGCAAGCTGCGTGCACCTTTCAGTACTCCATTAAAACACTCTGATAGGTTGGTTGTCATTGCTCCGTATCAACGCCCTCTGTCGTGTGCAAGTGTccacttttctttgttttcattttcctagTACCTGTGTGTAGTTGGTTTGACATTGCGAATTAAATCCAGTGTGGCTTGAAACTTTCTAACTTGATTCACACTTGCTACCCTCCATACCAATTTCTTCAACTCCgaaattttccattttgtgtTAACATTGCTAGCTACATGGCAGAGGCAATACCAGTGATGGGCCTGGGGAGGCTGCAACCAAGTCATCCTTGTGTCATCCAAGCAGGCTTTTATCCCCGAATGTCGGTCAAAGATGATGCAAAGATTTGTCCGGTCCGTAACAAATCATTTCAGGCATGCCAAGAACCATCCCCATGTCTCCTTGCTTTCACTCTCAACAACGGCAAATGCAAGTGGATAAACCTCGTTGTTAGCATCCATTGCCATTGCTATCAACAACTTTCCCTTGTACTTGCCATAGAGTTGCATTGCATCGATGCTTATCACCGGCCTACAATACTTGAACCCTTCAATACACGGACCAAAAGCCCAAAAGGCACAGTTAAATGTGCAAGTTCCCGGCACACTACGGTGGTCGCACTTCAACTGTGTCACTGTGGTTGGATCTGCATCTTTTAACGCTGCCAGGAACCGAGGCAATTCTGCGTATGACTCATCGAAATCACCGTAGATGGCTGCAACGACTTTCTGTTTTGCATCCCAAACCTTATAGTGAGACGCCCAATGGTCATGTTTCGCATGAAGAAGACTACGCAGGGTTGCTACTGTTCTTGAAATGTCTTCCCATACATATGACTTAAGTGTGATGGCAATGAACTTCAAATCCATCATCCTTCCATCATGATCCACTTGGAGTGACGAGCAAGTGTGGGGACCCTTACATGTTGTGATCAGCCACAGCTTGTGCCTTTTGTTGTAGATAGCTCGAACTGACCACAGACATGCATCGTGTACACATGTTACAACCAGTCTCCAGGGGTCTGACTTCAcgtacttaaattttttattgagccCAACGGAGAACATGGTTAGCGCGTGTTGAACCGCAGCTTTATTCTTGAATAGCATCCCCTTGCTCAGTTCGTCCCCCGGTCGCCAACTCAGCAGACCTGTTTCTAGGGAAGGTGATGGGTCATCAATGTCATCCCATGTGTTTGACGTGAACCATTCGGGGTTAGGGTTCAGATTGTTTTCTGGTTGTAGTTCATctaacaattttggattccCTACCGGTCCATCGTTATCAATGAACTCCTCATGCACATCTCGAGTGTCATCCATTTCAGTTGCCTTGTCCAAGTAGGTTTGGATATCTTCATTTTGGTGAGTATACCCTTCATCCTCACGGGTATGGATAGACCCTAACACTTCGGCGTCTTTAGTATTGTCCATAGCAACCCCATTCCATGGTTGAGAGTCGTAGGGCAAAGATGTCTCGGGTGTAACTGAAGGGTACACAACGGTTACAGGAACTGATTCTTGCTCTCCAACTCTACTGGCATATTGCAAACCCCCGTCGACATTGAACCCAACAGTGTGGATAGTTACATACAAGTCAGAACCTATGAATTGCCCTACCCGCTTTATCACTCCCCACATTATATTTGCATCATCATCGCATTGTAACGGAATTGAATTGTAGAACACTTGGGTACCTACTAGTTGTTGCGGAGCCTGAAATACAATGGAGATGTCGTGGGTATCCTTGTCTAACCCCATAGTTGACATTATCTTTCATTTAAGTTTTCTCGTGTGTATCCCACATTTCACTTCAATAAGCGTCTACTTTTGGTTCGGACCTTGGTATGGTAGCCCATGCAAATCATTAATATATGCCTCCCCGTCGTAGTAAACATAGAAGTAATGTGGACTCATAACGGACCTGAACCACAAATAGTAATAATTGTCATGCTGCGTAATATTGTGAAACCATAGGCTAACTATACATGCCCTATGTTTGGGTGTTCATGTAGGTAAACAAACCTAAGAAAATTGTGCTAAACATGCTAAAAAACACTATTGAATAATTATATCGTCTACTCCATCAGACTTCATTtcgatgacgaaaatgtttgcaCAATGTGGTCGAATTTCATGTTGGATATAGTTCAACAAATGAGAACTCAAAAGCATTGCAAATAAGCGAGATAATTCCTACCATGCAATATGTACCATTATTATGTTCATATACCTCCCATTGAAGACCCACAACATTCAAATAATTTGTGTTCTCAAAAATTGTATCACATTATTATGTTCAAATACCCCCTATTGAAGACCCACAACATTCAAATCATTTGTGTTCTCAAAAATTGTCCACAACATTATTATGTTCAGATGCCCCCATTCAAGACCCACAACATTGAAAAAATTCGTGTTGCTCTGAATTGTTATCAAGTATTATTTATCTATCAGGTGAGATGTTGACAGAATGGAGAAGAAAAATGTACGCATAATGTCATTAAGGGGTTTCATGTAGGATATTGTTCAACAAATGAGAATCCAAAAGCATTGCAAATAAGGGAGATAATTCCTAGCATGCAACATGTACCACATTATTATGTTCAGATACTTAGCATTGAAGACCCACAACATTGAAATAATTTGTGTTCTCAAAAATTGTACCACATAATTATGTTCAGATACCCCATTCAACACCCACAACATTGAAAAAATTCATGTTGCTCTAAACTGTTATCAAGTATTATTTACCTATCAACTGAGATGTTGACAGAATAGAGAAGAAGTGAACTTGAGACAATTAGTGTGCTTTGTGCAGCTGGTTAATTGAACTTGAAGCTGGTACTAGTTGTGACACAATGGTTGTAATCTCAGACCGGCCCACGTCCAGAATTCAGAATGACAGTGTCAATAGCGTTCTGGTCAGTGGTCCTAGAAAGTTGGGCAAGTGGGGGGGGATGTTATTCTTGCACAGTACTCGGCTCTGaagaaatcgagttataaatAACTCGATTATACAGAAGCGGCGTACTATTAAAACCTCATACGTCATGCACAGTACTCGGCCCTGCACAAATTGAGTTATATATAACTCAATTATATAAACACCGAGTACTATTAAAACCTCATACAAATGCCAGTAGAACGCATAATGATCCTAAAATGGAGTTTAATACAACTCGTCCCTAAGGAGACTGAGTATTATTTACTTCACCTAACTAGTTGGTTAGGACAGTTGTTTATACTCGCCATTGATACAGGCGAGTTCTATTGTGTTACTTGATTTGTGGATAATCGAGTACTGTAGATATTACGCTTTATATTAAATGACAGCTTCCTCTCTTTCAGTTTGGGGCTATTGACAGAGGAAAACATTCAAACATGGAGAAGAGAAGCCTCCTTTGCTTCTAGAGGTAACATGCCCACCTTTTTTTATAGTTGTCATTAAATAATTTACTACTGTACAAAACAAATGCTGATTATGCAACTATTTGTCAAATATTTGAATAAGAAATGTCAATGTTGCTGCAGTCCACTAGCACCTGTTGGTAAAGCAACATGGTACATGTTTATCTAATACCTCAGATTCGAAATTTGGTAAGTTCTAACCTCAACACAACTAATACGGTTTTAACATATAGTGTTGTTGTACAAACTCTTTTAGGGTGGTAGATACTATGTTGTTTTCGTTGGTCGTGCTCTTGGCATATACGACAATTAGGTAGAAGCAAGTAGACAAGTTCATAGATTCGCGAACGCCGAACACAAGTCATACAAAGATAGACGGGAAGCAGAATCTACATACATAGAGTTCATGCAACGTAATGGTAGGAACGTGTAGTATGGTGCTTCCCAATCGTGAACATCTCCTACCATGTCGCCATCAAGCCAAGGGGGGGCTTCTCAAAGCGAAGGAACCAGCTATTGTGATTGAGATGTTAGGAACAGATTGTTGAGGTATCAGGTAAACGTTGTCATTGAGGAGTGTGACCACGCAAGCAGGATTGCAACCTTGAGTACTAACATGCTCAGTGAAGTGGTAGCCCATGTTATAGGGGATGAGGAAGTTCATGATTCGACACGATAAGGAAGCGCAAAATGAAGGCGAAACTATGGCTCTTGCTTATGGCATTTATGAATCTAGTAATACTAATGACATGTGTTTTTATGCCCCCTATGCCTCAAGTTTGCAGTATAGATGGGCTAAAGTGTTGTTGAATAGCTTTTTCGTTTCCCTTTTGAACATTAATCTGGAATCTGTCTTAGCCTGTTGGCCTGTAATTGCTTGTATTGTTGTTAAGATCGGCTAGGTTGTTTTGGTAACTGTAGTTGGCTTTGGATAGCCAATAAGtattttctctatatattttttgcgTAGGTCAAAAAATACACTTGTTATGAAGAAGTTGCGAATATAACAAGCAATAGGTTGGTTGTCCCTTGTTGGTTATGATTTTGTAGCATAACATTGAGCCATCTAGGAACATAAAATCTAGAAATGCGCACCACCTAGCAATGAAACATGTATGGGCATTTGCCAAACTATTTCATTACATAATATGCAATTATACGACCTTAACATATAGAAATGTacatttccaaataaatttaaagatactTGGGAAGAAATAGACTATTTCATTCCTTACTTCGACAGAATTGATCATTTGACTCAGCGTCTAATCCAACTATCTTGTATTTAGTAGCTTTAATCCCTCTTTAAGTGCCCAATGAAGGAActcaattaattttcttttttgttgaaaatagtATAACAAAGTAACGAAAAAGGAATGTACTATTTGCTAAGTtgctaataaaattatataagaaattctaaaatctaaaacaaaaaggaaaaagggggaaaaaattacTCAAACAATAAGGTATATATATAGCCATGAATATCAATCCACCTGAATTGTGATTCTCACTTATTTGAATGTAAAAACATTGCTCCAATATCAGAAGACCTTATCCATGCAAATCTTCTACAAAATACACCAAACCAATAGACAAAATCAACATGCCACAATTTGCTGATAGAATTATATAAGAAATTgtaaaatctaaaagaaaaataaaagaagaaaaggaagtaaacaaaaaaacttaacatttaAAAAGAACATGAGAGGGAGAGATGGATGCGTGGCATATAAATGGGATAGACCAACAATTGTATGAAATCCTTGCCATTAAATTTCCACCTACTCACCACcaaattgaaacaaacaaataaatcacAACCTATGAAAACCACAACACATAAAACGAAAATGTCAATAACAGAATACAGAAGGACAGATTAGAGTACccacctttttttgttttttttttcagcgaTGGCCTTCTTTGCAGGTTTCtctaccaattttttattttttttggtttgatacCAGACATCTTGGTCTCTTAACgtagcaaataatttttttttattttttatttaatttgaatttgcaGATGAGACGTGAGGATAAGGATAGACAGAGTCAAATAATATTGTAACTGGTAGACTCTAACTATTTCATGATAATGAGgagttaaattttattttctcctttttatatGAGGAGAGTTTAAACTTGTACGTAGGTAAAAGAGTGGATGaatttttgaagtgtttttttatttttttttatggatttcttttttgggtaattgtTCAAAAGATAATTGTTGTGATAATTGGATTGAGATAAGAATTGTGCTaacatttactcttttttttttttttaaataaaggtaattgatttttatttattttttcaacaacGGCAGATGTGTGtgttcttttttggttttttattttttatcaattatcaTGGCAGATGTATTCACAAACAAACGTgtttgttttaatgaatttttttttttataagtgaataaagtaatttgaataCCATCAGGAGagtaatcctattttgtaggcaatgttttagtacAAGTTCGACATGTATTTTTACCTGACTATCCTTCATTCAATAGTCACAATTTAAATATAGACGTTAAGgacatttttgaactaaaaaatggGGAATCCAA
Encoded here:
- the LOC115972906 gene encoding uncharacterized protein LOC115972906; this encodes MGLDKDTHDISIVFQAPQQLVGTQVFYNSIPLQCDDDANIMWGVIKRVGQFIGSDLYVTIHTVGFNVDGGLQYASRVGEQESVPVTVVYPSVTPETSLPYDSQPWNGVAMDNTKDAEVLGSIHTREDEGYTHQNEDIQTYLDKATEMDDTRDVHEEFIDNDGPVGNPKLLDELQPENNLNPNPEWFTSNTWDDIDDPSPSLETGLLSWRPGDELSKGMLFKNKAAVQHALTMFSVGLNKKFKYVKSDPWRLVVTCVHDACLWSVRAIYNKRHKLWLITTCKGPHTCSSLQVDHDGRMMDLKFIAITLKSYVWEDISRTVATLRSLLHAKHDHWASHYKVWDAKQKVVAAIYGDFDESYAELPRFLAALKDADPTTVTQLKCDHRSVPGTCTFNCAFWAFGPCIEGFKYCRPVISIDAMQLYGKYKGKLLIAMAMDANNEVYPLAFAVVESESKETWGWFLACLK